In Erpetoichthys calabaricus chromosome 11, fErpCal1.3, whole genome shotgun sequence, the DNA window TTTTACTACTTCTACCCAAAGTGAGTTTAAATTACTTGATGAGCCAAATTGCCATTGTTTAAAGATGTCTGTGAATCCTGATTTGTCTTAAAAGttaaataagcaaaatacaaTATCTTACACTTTCCCTATCAAGGAAAATCATCTCATACTTTCATAAAGATGTCATATCTTGGGAAATGCAAAAGTTTTTCCATGACTTTTTCTAAGCAATAATATAACTATAGCCACTCATGTTTTTCCAAAATTGACATAAAATATGAAGTCTTTacctgtttcattattatttaattcaggcacatttcattacaaaatattgtagaaaaggagtttattttattattgaaagaAAGTGAAAGCAAGTCAAAAATGTCTAAGGAACTGAAAATGTCAATTTGTTCCTCCTTGTACTCAAACAACCGGAAATTGaaatacaaaactaaacaaaTCCATGAGCTATATCACGTAACACCTTATTAGTTAAAGCTGATGTGAAGTATAACCCACAATCGTAACTGTATAGCAATTTTGGTTACTATTAGTATAAACTGAATTAGTATTTCAAATGAAATGCAACAATAAAGAAGAGACCATAATAAACACGTCAACCATTATCGGGTCATTTACGTTAAAATCAAATGTTACTCACCATTTGTGCAACTTTAATTCCATTGTCTGAAATGAGCAGAGTATTTGAATTGCTCCCCACGTCCACCATGCCTTCTCTGTTCATTTCTGGTCCAATCAACACCAATCGTTTTTCTGCAGTCTGATAATGATGGCTGTGAAAAAGCGATCCGCTAACTTCGGCGTAGTTTGTGTCATCTAAGTACTTGTTACTGATGAAACCATGATAAGTCTTGTGACATTGGAAAGCAATCAGGGCAATAATTGTGATGACAAACAAGGATGAAACTGAACCCAAAACGATAATCAAATAAAAGGTCGTCTTATTTCCCGGCTCTTCTCGTGTCGTGGTGCTTTTAATTTCAGATAACGCATGCGCTTCAGTGTTTTCAGCTGTTGTCACGATTACTGTTACTGATGCAGAAAGTGAAATGCTCCCGCTGTCTTTTATGAGTACAaccattttatgtacagtaatatCAGACTCGGCAATAGCACGAAGAGTTCTGATTTCTCCAGTATATCGCCCCACTCTGAAAAGTGACGAATCTGTGGCTTCTTccagagaaaaagaaagcaaagcgtTATATCCGACATCAGCATCGTAGGCTCTTATTCTTGTAACTAAATAACCCGTTTTGACATTTCGTGGAATCGTCTCCTCTGCCACTGCAGTCCCATTTGTTGGGAATGGAAACAAGACCAATGGTGGATTATCGTTTTGgtccaaaataaaaacatttacagttacGTTACTGCTTAACGACGGCACTCCTGAGTCTTTAGCTACAACACTGAAGGTAAAGCTTTTCATTTGTTCGAAGTCAAAGCTTGTAAAAGTAGTCACTTGTCCATTGTTGGAATTTATACTGAGGAAAGGCACCATTTGGTTCTCTGCAGCTTCATTTTCCCACAAATAGTAAGTTATGAGAGCATTCTCATTTGTGTCCTCGTCAACTGCGCTAATTGTAAAGATGGAGACTACTGGTTTGTTATTTTCCTCAACAAAGAACACATAAGGATTTTCTAAAAATTTCGGATTATTGTCATTCACATCCAAAACTATCACTAAAACAGTTTTATAAGACGATAGAGAAGGGCGACCAAAGTCTTTGGCAGTTATTGTAATGTTATACTGGGATGCAGATTCCCGATCCAGTCGGGAATGTGTTGTCAAAGAGTAGAGATTTTCTTGAATTGATGGCTTTATTTCAAAAGGCAGCTTTTCAGATATGGTGCATGCGATTTTAGAATTTAAACCAGAATCCAGGTCTGTAATACTGATTACTCCAACAACTGAACCCGGTTTTACATCCTCGAATACAGAACTCGATAAAGATGTTATGTCTATCTGGGGTGCATTATCGTTCACGTCTTTAATTTGAATCAAAACGGTGCAGAATGAACTCATTGGTGAATTGCCTCTATCCGAGGCTTTTACATCGAATTCATAGAAATCTTTCTCTTCGAAATCAATCACACCGTTAACAGTTATTTCTCCGGTATAAATATCCAGCTGAAACAGTTCAGATATTTTATTGTGTACAGAGTTCCCAAACGAGTATACGATGTAACCATTGCTGCCCTCATCGGGATCTGAAGCATTCATCTTCACAACACGAGTTCCTACAGGAGCATTTTCCTCCAGTATTACAGAGTACATTTGTTCAGCAAATACAGGCGCGTTATCATTAATGTCTGAAACCATTACCGTGATATTCATGTTTCCAGATCTCGGAGGATTGCCCCCGTCTACGGCTGACAGAACAAAGTCATATTTTGATTTAAGTTCTCTGTCAAGGCCTTTGTGTAATACTAATACGGGGATTTTGCTCTTTCTGCTGCGTTCCTCTACCTCAAGAATAAAATGATCGTTTTTACTCAGCTGGTAAaattttactgaatttatatcAAAATCAGGGTCGTCAGCCCCCTCTAATGGGAAACGCGATCCGACTGCACTGGATTCTGATATTATCAGACTTTTATTATTGTCATGAAACACAGGAGGATTATCATTTATGTCTAAAATTTCAATTGCTGCCTGATGAACTTCTATCGGATTTTCTATAATAATCTTAATGTTCATAAAGCACGGCTTATCCCGGTCACACAGCGCTTCTCTATCAATGACTTCATTCACAAACAGGACGCCGGTCCCCGGGTTTACCTGCAGCAGCTGTTGTTTTGATCCAGAAATGAGACGAAACCCTCGGCCTTGAAGACTTTTAATGTCGAGTCCCAAATCCTTAACAATGTTCCCAATAATCGTCCCTGACGTCGACTCTTCTGGAACAGAATAACGGAGATGTGCCAACGCGTTTTCC includes these proteins:
- the LOC114660357 gene encoding protocadherin alpha-8-like isoform X43, producing the protein MNITVMVSDINDNAPVFAEQMYSVILEENAPVGTRVVKMNASDPDEGSNGYIVYSFGNSVHNKISELFQLDIYTGEITVNGVIDFEEKDFYEFDVKASDRGNSPMSSFCTVLIQIKDVNDNAPQIDITSLSSSVFEDVKPGSVVGVISITDLDSGLNSKIACTISEKLPFEIKPSIQENLYSLTTHSRLDRESASQYNITITAKDFGRPSLSSYKTVLVIVLDVNDNNPKFLENPYVFFVEENNKPVVSIFTISAVDEDTNENALITYYLWENEAAENQMVPFLSINSNNGQVTTFTSFDFEQMKSFTFSVVAKDSGVPSLSSNVTVNVFILDQNDNPPLVLFPFPTNGTAVAEETIPRNVKTGYLVTRIRAYDADVGYNALLSFSLEEATDSSLFRVGRYTGEIRTLRAIAESDITVHKMVVLIKDSGSISLSASVTVIVTTAENTEAHALSEIKSTTTREEPGNKTTFYLIIVLGSVSSLFVITIIALIAFQCHKTYHGFISNKYLDDTNYAEVSGSLFHSHHYQTAEKRLVLIGPEMNREGMVDVGSNSNTLLISDNGIKVAQMTGDKQLVFIGPGMNRDSMVEVGSNTNTLLVSDSGIKIAQVTGDKQLVFIGPGMNRDSMVEVGSNTNTLLVSDSGIKIAQVPKQPNTDWRYSASLRAGMQSSVHMEESAVLQGPSGVHIQNWPTVSSATPEPEAGEVSPPVGAGINSNSWTFKYGPPAGNPQQLKPGEVPENFIIPGSPAIISIRQGPPGAADDKSDFITFGKKEETKKKKKKKKGKADKKEKSNDGGDH
- the LOC114660357 gene encoding protocadherin alpha-13-like isoform X46, translated to MNITVMVSDINDNAPVFAEQMYSVILEENAPVGTRVVKMNASDPDEGSNGYIVYSFGNSVHNKISELFQLDIYTGEITVNGVIDFEEKDFYEFDVKASDRGNSPMSSFCTVLIQIKDVNDNAPQIDITSLSSSVFEDVKPGSVVGVISITDLDSGLNSKIACTISEKLPFEIKPSIQENLYSLTTHSRLDRESASQYNITITAKDFGRPSLSSYKTVLVIVLDVNDNNPKFLENPYVFFVEENNKPVVSIFTISAVDEDTNENALITYYLWENEAAENQMVPFLSINSNNGQVTTFTSFDFEQMKSFTFSVVAKDSGVPSLSSNVTVNVFILDQNDNPPLVLFPFPTNGTAVAEETIPRNVKTGYLVTRIRAYDADVGYNALLSFSLEEATDSSLFRVGRYTGEIRTLRAIAESDITVHKMVVLIKDSGSISLSASVTVIVTTAENTEAHALSEIKSTTTREEPGNKTTFYLIIVLGSVSSLFVITIIALIAFQCHKTYHGFISNKYLDDTNYAEVSGSLFHSHHYQTAEKRLVLIGPEMNREGMVDVGSNSNTLLISDNGIKVAQMTGDKQLVFIGPGMNRDSMVEVGSNTNTLLVSDSGIKIAQVPKQPNTDWRYSASLRAGMQSSVHMEESAVLQGPSGVHIQNWPTVSSATPEPEAGEVSPPVGAGINSNSWTFKYGPPAGNPQQLKPGEVPENFIIPGSPAIISIRQGPPGAADDKSDFITFGKKEETKKKKKKKKGKADKKEKSNDGGDH